A stretch of Fulvia fulva chromosome 4, complete sequence DNA encodes these proteins:
- a CDS encoding Heterokaryon incompatibility protein 6, OR allele, with protein sequence MPRTTENMFTYNYCLQDTQIRLLRLLPGSDDQEFIGCLLAVDFDRNASPQYEALSYTWGKPLFDAAIFFNDDQSDGLARKFKITTDLAVALRHLRRADKERILWIDQICINQHDATEKSTQVNNMMADIYRRTSALIVWLGAADSETGIAFDTIEGTYQSLPKGPGLSYQERIALRREHMVEPSTGVFNAIEWRAVYNLLRRPWFERTWIVQEAYLAELDGTKTTVLCGGYYVD encoded by the exons ATGCCGCGAACGACAGAAAATATGTTCACATACAACTACTGCTTGCAAGACACGCAGATCCGCCTTCTGCGGCTTTTGCCAGGCAGCGACGACCAGGAGTTCATTGGATGTCTCCTGGCAGTCGACTTCGACCGCAATGCAAGCCCTCAGTATGAAGCACTATCATATACCTGGGGCAAGCCTCTATTTGATGCAGCCATCTTCTTCAATGATGATCAGAGTGATGGCCTTGCCAGGAAGTTCAAAATCACGACAGATCTAGCCGTTGCTCTCAGGCATCTTCGTCGAGCGGACAAGGAACGAATTCTATGGATCGATCAGATCTGCATCAATCAGCATGATGCCACAGAGAAGTCTACACAAGTCAACAATATGATGGCCGATATCTACAGGAGAACGAGTGCCCTCATCGTCTGGCTCGGCGCCGCAGATAGTGAAACGGGCATTGCCTTTGACACTATCGAGGGAACATATCAAAGTCTGCCAAAGGGTCCAGGCCTATCGTATCAGGAGCGTATTGCACTTCGACGAGAGCATATGGTGGAGCCAAGCACAGGTGTTTTCAATGCTATAGAGTGGCGAGCTGTCTACAATCTGCTGCGCCGGCCGTGGTTTGAACGCACATGG ATAGTGCAGGAAGCGTACCTGGCCGAGCTTGATGGCACAAAGACCACGGTCCTGTGCGGTGGCTATTACGTTGATTAG
- a CDS encoding Oxysterol-binding protein-like protein OBPalpha — protein MVLGHRKNSVNSTRSSVEAGRPSEDDGGDETVVSDEQGSVLSHIISQLRPGADLSRVTLPTFILEPRSMLERITNFMAHPETLLHIPTIDDPVERFVAVTKFYLAGWHIKPPGVKKPLNPILGEVFTGYWDYPDGTKGYYVSEQTSHHPPKSSYFYMAPEHHIRIDGTLKPRSKFLGNSVGSFMEGIAVMRFLNRGERYFVTQPNMYARGILFGKMKYELGDHAIVRCPETGLEVDIEFKVKGWVGGGYNAIAGYINDTKTNKHLYELSGHWHEKMYIKDLATGKKELFFDASHAKPSFPKSRPLEEQAPRESQKLWNNTTQAIKKADQKTATDEKSRIEDEQRREAAERGEGHTWKPKLFKQAPPGDEESLDWIIEAQVDDKAPPEKQIEQILAIAPILPGQGMDNKQFQKDEQLPSQQGKPEPSQQETQSRPQQQAQQAQQTQQPTSQLDQAPQIAASGNLIDIEHGLEQTHISQPAQPAPAQPQEGHQPIQFAPADGLQQPLVPTKSETNSHGPRVPGKYGEGGIHRMDSIDGEDVFHDAES, from the exons ATGGTCCTGGGACACCGCAAGAACTCGGTCAACTCGACCCGGTCGTCCGTCGAGGCCGGCCGGCCCAGCGAAGACGATGGAGGGGATGAGACAGTCGTGAGCGACGAGCAGGGAAGCGTCCTGTCACACATCATCTCCCAGCTTCGCCCAGGAGCAGACCTTTCGCGAGTCACGCTGCCAACGTTCATCCTGGAGCCTAGATCGATGCTGGAGCGCATAACCAACTTCATGGCGCACCCAGAGACACTTCTACACATACCGACCATCGACGACCCTGTGGAGCGCTTTGTAGCAGTCACCAAGTTCTACCTCGCAGGATGGCACATCAAACCGCCAGGCGTCAAGAAGCCACTGAACCCAATTCTGGGTGAAGTCTTCACGGGCTATTGGGACTACCCAGATGGCACGAAAGGCTACTATGTCTCCGAACAGACCTCACATCACCCTCCAAAGTCCTCTTACTTTTACATGGCACCCGAGCACCACATCAGGATCGACGGCACACTGAAACCGCGTAGCAAGTTTCTCGGAAACAGCGTTGGATCATTCATGGAAGGCATAGCAGTTATGCGGTTTCTCAACAGAGGTGAACGATA CTTCGTCACCCAGCCGAACATGTATGCTCGCGGCATTCTCTTCGGTAAGATGAAGTACGAGCTTGGCGACCACGCAATTGTCCGATGTCCAGAAACCGGTCTCGAAGTCGACATTGAGTTCAAAGTCAAGGGATGGGTCGGCGGAGGCTACAACGCAATAGCTGGCTACATCAACGACACCAAGACCAACAAACACCTCTACGAGCTGAGTGGACACTGGCACGAGAAGATGTACATCAAAGACCTGGCAACAGGCAAGAAAGAGCTGTTCTTCGACGCCTCGCATGCGAAACCAAGCTTTCCAAAAAGCCGGCCGCTGGAAGAGCAGGCACCAAGAGAAAGCCAGAAACTATGGAACAACACCACACAGGCGATCAAGAAGGCGGACCAGAAGACAGCAACTGACGAAAAGTCTCGGATAGAAGACGAGCAACGACGGGAAGCTGCAGAAAGAGGTGAAGGACACACATGGAAACCGAAGCTCTTCAAGCAAGCACCCCCAGGTGACGAAGAGAGCTTGGATTGGATAATTGAAGCACAAGTCGATGACAAGGCACCGCCTGAGAAGCAGATCGAACAGATTCTCGCGATTGCACCCATACTTCCAGGACAGGGCATGGACAACAAGCAATTCCAGAAAGACGAACAGTTGCCATCACAGCAAGGCAAGCCAGAACCATCGCAGCAAGAAACACAATCACGCCCACAACAGCAGGCTCAGCAAGCCCAGCAAACCCAGCAACCAACATCACAACTTGATCAGGCACCACAGATAGCTGCATCAGGCAACTTGATCGACATCGAACATGGTCTTGAGCAGACTCACATATCACAACCGGCGCAACCAGCACCGGCACAACCGCAGGAGGGCCACCAACCTATTCAGTTCGCACCAGCAGATGGTCTACAGCAACCACTTGTACCAACAAAGTCCGAGACAAACAGCCACGGACCCAGAGTACCTGGCAAGTACGGCGAGGGAGGCATTCACCGCATGGACAGCATAGACGGAGAGGACGTCTTCCACGACGCGGAATCATAG
- a CDS encoding Phenylalanine--tRNA ligase alpha subunit, protein MVGQRGAVPVPVANGSQDLALDILQLLSTQQAFDTETALPQNTQAEIKSALDRLASRSMVTYDTNDSEQVVLTAEAEQIVAEGSHEYKVWQAVKQAGRLSPKDPALSSQSAKQGSGNAIKAGWIKKDGDAFVAVKDEVRDSTQETLDYAQHHKSMPDPKTLKDFAKRKLVSTKKVITYQVRKGPKWATEIPVEVTDLTAEMLEDGSWETANFKPYNFNALGAQQNAGTLHPLNKVREEFRKIFFGWGFTEMPTARFVDTGFWNFDALFVPQQHPARDVQDTFYVKDPLESGPPGPDPAADAALEEMEAEAGDFSTDATKSKPLDYQQYYDDIKAVHQDGKFGSIGYRYPHADWETRRLVLRTHTTAVSTYILHRLAANPRPVRYFSIDRVFRNETVDATHLAEFHQIEGVIADYGLTLGGLQDFLGSFFRKLGITNLRFKPAYNPYTEPSMEVFGFHTGLNKWVEIGNSGMFRPEMLLPMGLPADLRVYGFGLSLERPTMIKYGVSNIRELLGHKVDLHFIETNAAVRLDRD, encoded by the exons ATGGTCGGTCAACGCGGCGCGGTGCCGGTCCCCGTGGCCAATGGGTCACAAGACCTCGCCCTCGACATCCTCCAGCTCCTCTCCACTCAACAAGCCTTCGACACCGAGACGGCACTACCGCAGAACACACAGGCAGAGATCAAGTCCGCGCTCGACCGACTCGCCAGCAGATCCATGGTGACATACGACACGAACGACAGCGAACAGGTGGTCCTCACAGCAGAAGCCGAGCAGATTGTCGCAGAAGGCAGCCATGAGTACAAGGTGTGGCAGGCAGTCAAGCAGGCGGGCAGACTCTCACCAAAAGACCCGGCACTATCATCACAATCCGCGAAGCAAGGCTCAGGAAACGCCATCAAGGCAGGCTGGATCAAGAAGGATGGAGACGCTTTCGTGGCAGTCAAGGACGAAGTGAGAGACTCGACACAAGAGACGCTCGATTACGCACAGCACCACAAAAGCATGCCAGACCCGAAGACACTGAAAGACTTCGCCAAGCGGAAACTCGTCAGCACCAAGAAGGTCATCACATACCAAGTGCGAAAGGGACCCAAGTGGGCCACCGAGATACCCGTGGAGGTGACAGATCTGACTGCAGAGATGCTCGAAGACGGCAGCTGGGAGACCGCAAACTTCAAGCCGTACAACTTCAACGCACTCGGCGCACAGCAGAACGCAGGCACATTACATCCACTCAACAAGGTGCGAGAAGAGTTCAGGAAGATCTTCTTCGGCTGGGGATTCACCGAGATGCCCACAGCACG CTTCGTCGACACCGGCTTCTGGAACTTCGACGCTCTCTTCGTACCACAGCAACACCCCGCCAGAGACGTACAGGACACCTTCTACGTCAAAGATCCCCTGGAATCAGGACCACCAGGCCCAGATCCTGCCGCAGATGCAGCTCTCGAGGAGATGGAAGCTGAAGCCGGCGACTTCAGCACTGACGCCACCAAGTCGAAACCACTCGACTACCAACAATACTACGATGACATCAAAGCAGTACACCAGGACGGCAAGTTCGGCTCGATAGGCTACCGCTATCCACACGCAGACTGGGAAACTCGCCGACTCGTTTTGCGCACGCACACGACTGCTGTCTCCACTTACATACTACACCGACTGGCCGCGAATCCACGACCAGTACGATACTTCTCCATCGACCGCGTCTTCCGAAACGAGACCGTCGACGCAACACATCTTGCCGAGTTCCACCAGATTGAAGGCGTTATCGCAGACTACGGCCTCACTCTCGGCGGACTGCAAGACTTCCTCGGCAGCTTCTTCAGAAAGCTCGGCATCACCAACCTCCGCTTCAAGCCAGCATACAATCCCTACACCGAGCCATCAATGGAAGTCTTCGGCTTCCACACCGGCCTCAACAAGTGGGTCGAGATCGGCAACAGCGGCATGTTCAGACCAGAGATGCTTCTTCCCATGGGCCTACCAGCAGATCTCAGAGTCTATGGCTTCGGTCTGTCACTCGAGCGGCCGACTATGATCAAGTACGGCGTCAGCAATATCCGAGAGTTGCTTGGACACAAGGTGGACCTTCACTTCATTGAGACGAACGCTGCTGTTCGTCTGGACAGAGATTAG